One window of Quercus robur chromosome 5, dhQueRobu3.1, whole genome shotgun sequence genomic DNA carries:
- the LOC126729088 gene encoding WUSCHEL-related homeobox 9-like: MASSNRHWPSMFKSKPCNAQHQWQHDINSSLMSNGCHRTPYNSVPGCEERSPEPKPRWNPKPEQIRILEAIFNSGMVNPPRDEIRKIRAQLQEYGQVGDANVFYWFQNRKSRSKHKLRHLQNSKNQSQQAQNNLPITSLAPTSTTAPSSSSSSSEKSSPKAPLYKTYSMGFPNVTDVSNSPTASVNQTYFQSHSEVLPEPFFFPVQQPGGSVHHISEGTSSFTQGFCFSELSDVVQVPEHTVGPCTSLLLSEMMNDGGSKKDQEEKVMKINPQLNYTLTTHPTTASPSTTTTGSSVPSSINQNQGVGESGAVGAVGPEKSTVFINDVAFEVAAGPFNVREAFGDEAVLIHFSGQPVLTNEWGITLQPLQHGAFYYLI, translated from the exons ATGGCTTCATCTAACAGACACTGGCCTAGCATGTTCAAATCCAAGCCCTGCAACGCCCAACACCAATGGCAGCACGACATCAACTCATCTCTCATGTCAAATGGATGCCACAGAACCCCATACAATTCAG TTCCTGGATGTGAAGAACGCAGTCCGGAGCCAAAACCAAGATGGAATCCAAAACCTGAGCAAATTCGGATACTTGAAGCAATTTTCAACTCTGGCATGGTGAACCCTCCAAGGGATGAGATAAGAAAGATCAGGGCTCAATTGCAAGAGTATGGTCAAGTAGGTGATGCCAATGTCTTTTACTGGTTCCAGAACCGAAAATCAAGAAGCAAGCACAAGCTCCGCCAcctccaaaactcaaaaaaccaGTCCCAACAAGCCCAAAACAACCTTCCAATTACATCTCTTGCTCCAACTTCTACTACTgcaccatcatcctcatcatcttcttcgGAAAAATCGTCTCCCAAAGCACCACTTTACAAGACATACTCCATGGGCTTTCCAAATGTTACTGATGTTTCTAATTCACCAACTGCCTCAGTGAACCAGACCTATTTTCAATCCCACAGTGAGGTTTTGCCTGAACCTTTCTTCTTCCCAGTGCAACAGCCCGGAGGATCAGTGCACCATATTAGTGAAGGAACATCTAGCTTCACACAAGGGTTTTGCTTTTCTGAGCTATCAGATGTGGTTCAAGTACCTGAACACACAGTTGGGCCTTGCACTAGTCTATTGCTGAGTGAAATGATGAACGATGGGGGTTCAAAGAAAGATCAAGAAGAGAAAGTCATGAAGATCAATCCACAGCTGAATTACACTTTGACCACTCATCCAACTACTGCCTCTCCCTCTACAACTACTACTGGTAGTTCTGTTCCATCCTCCATCAATCAAAATCAAG GTGTTGGGGAATCGGGTGCAGTAGGCGCGGTTGGCCCGGAGAAATCAACGGTTTTCATCAACGATGTGGCATTCGAGGTGGCTGCAGGGCCCTTCAACGTGCGTGAGGCTTTTGGTGATGAAGCAGTGCTTATTCACTTTTCTGGTCAGCCTGTTCTCACCAACGAGTGGGGTATCACCCTTCAGCCACTCCAGCACGGTGCATTCTATTATCTG ATTTAG